A window of Gopherus evgoodei ecotype Sinaloan lineage unplaced genomic scaffold, rGopEvg1_v1.p scaffold_57_arrow_ctg1, whole genome shotgun sequence genomic DNA:
AGTTCGCTGGGGGCGGGGCGAGGCAggccagggggcggggccagaaCCGAGAGTTTGCTGGGGGCGGGGCGAGGCAGACCTGGGGGCGGGGCGAAGTGGTCAGTGGGGCCGAGGCCCGGCGGTGACGCGGGGGCGGGGCCAGGACcgcgctgggggcggggccaggcggGGGCGGGGCTCACCACAGGTCTCGCTGCAGCACGTCGCTGACGAAGGCCTCGTAGCGCGGCACCTTCTCCGCCGGCCCCATGGCGGGCGCTGCAGGTCCCGCCCCTCAGGGATCAAAGGTCACcgagtcccccctcccccactccactctCCGCGCGACAGAGCCGCCGGAAATAGACGAGTCCACGGCCACTTCCGGGTGGCAGCCCTTCGCCGGAAGTCATTTGTTACCGCGCGCCTCGAAGTTCCGCCCTGGAAACGGAAGTTGACTCCGCTCCCCCCGTCACTGATTCCGGAAGCGATTCCTGGAGACTTAAGGGCGCGCCGGAAGTACACGCGGTAGCCCCGGCAACGGGGGCCGGAAGCGACGCGCTCGGAACAAGGAAGTGACGCCATCAGACCGGAAGCGGGTCGCAGCAGCGCCGCAGGGCGAGTCCCGCCCCGCCCCGGGAGCGGCTACAGGGGtccggggctgcaggtcgggagtgaggggcaccgacaaccgggccccgcccccaggagcacGTGCCAGgcccccggacgcctgggttcttgccgggcaggggctggagctcatGGGCCGGGCTGCGGGGAGCCGGGGGCCCGGCCCGAGACCCCGGGGCTGCTTCACACTGGGCCGGAGCGCGGTGCCTCCAGGCGGGgcgaacccccccccccggtcgGGGCCACGGGCCAGTTCCCGgctgcccctgcccagaggcGGCGCAGCTCAGCCCAAGGGCCGCCCGCCCCGGACACTGCTCCACGCGGCTGTTccccgctgcccctccccagcagtggctgcagctcAGCCCAAGGGCCGCCCGCCCCGGACACTGCTCCACGCGGCTGTTCCCCGCTGCAGCTCAGCCCAAGGGCCGCCCGCCCCGGACACTGCTCCACGCGGCTGTTCCGGCCCCGGACACTGCTCCACGCGGCTGTTCCCGGCTGCAGCTCAGCCCAAGGGCCGCCCGCCCCGGACACTGCTCCACGCGGCTGTTCCGGCCCCGGACACTGCTCCACGCGGCTGTTCCCGGCTGCAGCTCAGCCCAAGGGCCGCCCGCCCCGGACACTGCTCCACGCGGCTGTTCCCggctgcccctccccagaggcGGCGCAGCTCAGCCCAAGGGCCGCCCGCCCCGACACTGCTCCACGCAGCTGTTCCCggctgcccctccccagaggtggTCGCCTCTCAGTACCAGATGAGCCGTCCTGTGCATAATCCTGAATTCTCACATGCTGCTGTTTGTTTCGTGACCGACCCCTGGGGGAGCAGGGTCCTAGACCTCAGCACGGGGGGGCAGGTCACAAGGAGCTGGGCATGGCGTGAAAAGGAAGTTCTTTTATATACAAGTTTTGCCACAtccccaaaaatatttttctttcccaaaaaacaaaaataatctgcACAAACCCCCAGGGGAGGAGCTACATTTTGCCTCCTAAATGTGTCAGGGTAAGAAAACACCCTATGTGCCAGGTGGGCACGTGCCCCCACCCCACGGGCACCTATGTACAGCCCTGAaagcacccggggggggggggtgttaatccCTTTGGTGCTGGTGCTTCCTCACTCCCGGGCTCCCAGCAGGAAGGAGGGAGCCCTGCTGGCagtgggccccccccccccgcatatgAACACTGagataagttaaaaaaaatccaccgGGGGGGGGGAGTTATTGCTCAATACGAGCCAACTGCATACAGGAGCTAGGGGGGCTGAAAGTGCCAAAAGGGGGtgaaaaggggggaggggcacagactAACGGGGGGAGCAGGACTCACCCCATAGATGCACTGTCCCCTCCTCTTGCCAGGGATAACAGGCAGCATGGGGGGGTCAGACAGCCCCATTGCTTGGGTATTGTCAAGTAAAGCTCAGGGTTTTGGGAGGGGCTCTCCTCAGACGTGCCCTGGGGTGAAAGACattccccccctctgccccccgctGCAGGATGGTGCCAagtgctgtccccctcccctggaAGCTACTGGAGGGGCCAGCCCCCCCATTGGTAGAAGGGAGTCCCCTGAGctggtggggggagctgccccccaAGTTCACAGGCCTGAGATGTCTTCACAGAGCAAATCTCTGAGGTCAAGGGTGGGAGgaaccccagctcctcccccccacctgagTGGTCAATCCACCTCCATGGAGTCgctgcagcagccccccccagcgtcggggggtctggggcagggggtggtgccGGGGGGGCAGATCCGGTCCTGGCGCTGGTAGAACAGGACATAGGCGGCTTTCGACTGCAGGAGAAAGGGAGAGCGTCAGacagagcagggcatgctgggagaacCGCGccggagcagggcatgctgggagaacCATGCCCCACGGCGGGGCAGGGGGGTCAGGAGCACCCAGGACTAGATGGGTCTGTGGGTTtgagtggggcagcagggcctgctgggaagggggatggcCTCACCTCGATCTGAGCCTCAGCCACGGGCGAGACGCTGCTGTCGTCAAAGTAAAACCAGTGGCCGGAGTCCTTGTTCCGGGCGAACGTCGTATCTGAGAGACGAGCAGGGGTGAGACCCTGCGCCCGTGGcgcccctcgctcccgacccgcagcccccgggaCCCCCCGAGCTCAGCCGGcgcccctcgctcccgacccgcagcccccgggaCCCCCCGAGCTCAGCCGGcgcccctcgctcccgacccgcagcccccgggaCCCCCCGAGCTCAGCCGGcgcccctcgctcccgacccgcagcccccgggaCCCCCCGAGCTCAGCCGGcgcccctcgctcccgacccacagcccccgggACCTGCCCCAAGCTCAGCCGGcgcccctcgctcccgacccgcagcccccgggaCCCCCCGAGCTCAGCCGGcgcccctcgctcccgacccgcagcccccgggaCCCCCCGAGCTCAGCCGGcgcccctcgctcccgacccgcagcccccgggaCCCGCCCCGAGCTcagccggcgcccctcactcccgacccgcagcccccgggaCCCGCCCCGAGCTCAGCCGGcgcccctcgctcccgacccgcagGCCCCGGGACCTGCCCCGAGCTCAGCCGGcgcccctcgctcccgacccgcagcccccgggaCCCGCCCCGAGCTCAGCCGGcgcccctcgctcccgacccgcagcccctgggacCCGCCCcgagctcagccagtgcccctcgctcccgacccgcagcccccaggaCCCCCCGAGCTCAGCCGGcgcccctcgctcccgacccgcagcccccgggaCCCGCCCCGAGCTCAGCCGGCGCCCCTcgctcccgacctgcagcccccaggaCCCCCCGAGCTCAGCCAGcgcccctcgctcccgacccgcagcccccgggaCCCCCcgagctcagccagtgcccctcgctcccgacccgcagcccccgggaCCTGCCCcgagctcagccagtgcccctcgctcccgacccgcagccgcTGGGACCCCCTGAGCTCAGCCGGcgcccctcgctcccgacccgcagcccccgggaCCCCCtgagctcagccagtgcccctcgctcccgacccgcagtccccGGGACCCGCCCCGAGCTCAGCCGGcgcccctcgctcccgacccgcagtccccGGGACCCGCCCCGAGCTCAGCCGGcgcccctcgctcccgacccaCAGCCGCTGGGACCCCCTGAGCTCAGCCGGcgcccctcgctcccgacccgcagcccccgggaCCCGCCCCGAGCTCAGCCAGcgcccctcgctcccgacccgcagccgcTGGGACCCCCTGAGCtcagccagcgcccctcactcccgacccgcagcccccaggaCCACCTCCAGCTCGGCCGGagaccctcactcccgacccgcagcccccgggaCCACCCCCAGCTCGGCCagcacccctcactcccgacccgcagcccccgggaCCACCCCCAGCATACAGTGCCCATCACGCAGGCTCCCGTAGTGGTTGGAGACAGCAATCAGGTCATATTTGTGGGGCGCGGGGGCCACATCCGCCCGGGGCTTTATAATGAAGTCAGAGAAGTCGAGGTCACTgcgaggagaggagaggagttgAGTTACGGGGGGGTCGGGGGAGGGAACCCTGGTGTCCTGGCCCATCTGCCGCACAGGGGATTctgtctggctccatgcagcccAGTGAGTGGTCCTCCTTTTTACACTTCCTCTCAACTGTTGTGCGTCGCTATTCgccagctgccccgccccagaggtggccacaTCTCAGTGCAGGGCAAACAGTCCCCCGTGCGGCGTTATATCCAGCcgttccccagctgccccgccccagagatggctgcatctcagcaccggacAAACAGTCCCCGTGCAGCGTTATATCCAGccgttccccagctgccccaccccagaggtggctgcagctcagcgCCGGATGAACAGTCCCTGTACGGTGTTATATCCCACTGTTCCCCAGCTACCccgccccagagatggctgcatctcagcaccggacAAACAGTCCCCATGCGGCGTTATATccagcctttccccagctgctccaccccagagccagccgcagtCCTCACCGGATGGGGAACTCCACAAGCGTGTCGAGCTTCTCGCGGGCGAGCCGGGTGTAGGAGAAGCGCTTGAGATGGATGATGAGCACCTCGGGCAAGGCCCACAGGTCCAGCTTCTTGGTGGCCAGCTGGTGCCGCTTGCAGGTGGGGCAGTAcctggggaggcaggggcaggTTGAGCCCAGGCCCTGGCACACATGAGCCCCCAGCACTGGTGCCCCCTGTCCCCATGGCCTTGGCTCTCACCAGGGGTTCTCCTCCTCCAGCGTCTCCACCGTGGTGAACAGCTCGACGCACTCACGCAGCTTCACCGGCTGCCTCCTCTGCACGTGGCCCATGCACTCATGTTTCACGTAGCCCTGCCGAGGGATGGGGCTGTTAGGTGGGGCCCAGAGCCCCAGCCCACAGCGAGGAGTCCCGTGGGTTAACACTCTGCCcgagcccctccccacaccccatcaGCGAGAAGTCCCACAGCTTACTGCTCTGGCTGAGGTATTCCTGCCCCCTAACCCCGGTCAGAACCTGCAGCGGGGAGTCCCATAGCTTACTGCCCTGCCTGAGCCACCCCCCATCACACCCTGCAGCAGGGAGTCCCGCAGGTTAGCACTCTcacctctgcctcttcctcatCGTAGTATCGCTTCTTCATATCCGAGTCCCAGTCGATGGCGATGTAGGGTTGGGCTGGGCGAGGGGAGACACCATGttacctgccctgccccacagagccccccggtgggggagccccatccctggcccCCCGCACCAGCCAGTCTCCACTctgcccctctgagccagccaggccctgccctggcacAGGATGGGGGCCAGCACCCTTCAGAGGGAACcgtccccgccccgccccactcaCCATGCAGTGCGAAGCCCTCGCCGGGCAGGGCCGGGCGCTCGCTGGTCCCGTTGGCGTTCACCGGGCGCACGGTAAAGAGCGGCCGTCGGCGCCGGCACTTGCGTTTGCGCCGGttggcggtggggggcagggtcGCCTGAggcggggatggggtggggggccccCCCGAGCCCCCGCTGCTTCCCTCGGCCTGGCTGGCAGGGCCTTCACCCAgcatctcctcctcttcttcacctggggggggcagagccatGAGCCAGCGTGGCCACagaccccttctccctgccccagacCAGCCCCCCATCCTGGgcaccaggggtagggcccccgCTGCCCATGGCTACAAGCTGGTGTCCCCCAGCAATGCCCCCAAGCCCATCCTGCCCCGCAGCTCCACACACCCCGCATCAGCTttccaggggagggggcagccaggcTGAGCCATTATTCACctagggtgggaggaggagagcagaCAGTCTGGATCAACGCCCCCCCCATGGAATGATGGGCTGGCCCCACAGCTCCGGCCCCAACTGGGGAACCCCTGccagcctctctcagctccctgggcaggcagccccccctcactctccccccctccccagcccccaatgCTCTCCCCCCCCATTACCCTCGCTCAGTCCATTGGCCTGGGGGCCGTACAGATCTTCCTCctcgctctcctcctcctcctcggagCCCGACTCCGGACACCGCACATAGCGCCTGCAAGCAGAGCCGTTGCCTGACCCTAGGGGCCCTGGGGGGGAGACAGGGCACCCCGGCTGTGGGAGGAAGGGCTCCCCGTTTCAGGGGATAGCAGGGGCAAAAGGGCAGTTCTCAGAActggtgcagcagcagcccctAGAGGAGATCCcagggtggggggggtcagggatcAGCAGGGCATGGGGTCCACGGGCAGGGTGTCCCAGGGCAGAGGTCAGGGATCAGCACAGCGTGGGGTCCCCattgggggttcccagggatcAGCAGggtgtggggtcctgggggactggTCCCAGGAATCAGCAGGGGTCAGGGATCAACAGGGCATGAGGTCCTGGGGTGGGGGTCAAGGATCAGCATGTCATGGGGTCCCCGGGGAGGTGGTCCCAGGGGCGGGGGTCAGGAATCAGCAGGACATGGGGTCCCCAGGGGGGTTCCCAGGGTTCAGCAGGACGTGGAGTCCCTGGGCgggggggttccaggggcagagTTATGGGATCAGCAGAGcgtggggttcccagggaggggggtTCCCAGGGGCAGAGGTCAGGGATCAGCAGGgcgtggggtcccgggggggggtgtcccaggGTTCAGCAGGGTGTGGGGTCCCCAGGGGAGGGTCCCAGGGGCAGAGGTCAGGGATCAGCAGGACATGGGGCCCCCGGGGGGGTCCCAGGGGGACACTCACGAGAGTCGTTCCAGCAGCAGGCCGTACAGGGCGTCCCAAGACAGCTGCGCCTGCGGCACGGAGACCAGCAGCGGGTGCCCAAACAGAACCACCCCATAGCCTGGGTCGCCGTCACGGGGGGGGCGCCCGCTCCCTCAGGTACACAGGCAGCACCAGTGCTCCCCCTGGTTCTGCCAGCCCCCCCGCTACTTCATACCTGGGGGGAGACAGCATTGAGACACGGCCCCCCCCACAcggtgcccccgcccccccactgcccctcccagcGCCCCCCCACCTCACACCTGGGAAGAGAGAACGCTgagacagccccccacccccttgtgcctggagcctcccccatgTCTGCCAGCGCCGCCCCCTTGTGCTTGGGGTGGTGCTGCTGACACACGTCCCTCCCGCCCCGCAGGGGACGCTGTCCCGGTGCTCACACGAAGATGTCGTCTCTGTCTAGGATGCAGCTCAGCGCCTCGTCCACCTGGTACAGCTTGTAGAAGCGATGGCTGAACACATCGGCCACCATCAtctaggggtgtggggggagagaccagccctgagcaccccctggACCAGGCTGCTGACCCCAGTGGGGAcaggccccattccccgcccctctgagccagccagttcccACCCCAGGGCTGGATGGGAGCTGCCGCCATGGAACAAAATGAGCATTTGGTGTGATATTGTCATGACCcccatgtgtgcctcagtttccctttgttcCAAGTCTTGGGTCTGCTGGTGGGGACAaggtgtgtgtgggcaggggatcAGGGTGGCTAAGGAACCAGCTGGACGCACCCTCCCCCATGGCCATGCAGCACCCCAAAAAGACCCCGTGTAGCCCCTAGGAACCAGCATGGCCAGGGGCCTCCCTGGGGGGCTAGCAGCACCCATCCTGTGGGTCCGCCACAGCCCCTATAGGAGAGGGGCCCCaagtcccaccccccaccccaaaggccAGGGCGGGTGCTGACCTGCTCAGCCGGGACCCCTGTGTGCTTGGCCAGAGCTAGGCAGAGATCCAGCACTTTGCCAGCCTTGGGCACGACCactctgtgctgtggggaggagaCAGCCAGCGTCAGACAcaccccacagggacccccagaGAGACAGAGTctcggcccccagccccccactgtaACTACTTGCTTcagttccctcccagagctcagaatacaacccaggagtcctggctcccagcccccctgctctaaccactagaccccactcccctcccaccgcCAGGGAtgaaacccaggtgtcctggctcccagcccccctgctctaaccactagacaccactcccctcccaccgcCAGGGAtgaaacccaggtgtcctggctcccagcccccctgctctaaccactagacaccactcccctcccaccgcCAGGGAtgaaacccaggtgtcctggcccccagctccccctgctctaatcaccagaccccactcccatcccagcaccaaggagagaacccaggagtcctggctccccgctcAGACCTGCTGGGGCTTGCGGCTGGGGTCCATGTAGACGAAGAACAGCTCCATGGCGCGCTCCTGGCTGACGGGCAGGGGCACGCTGAGGTAGCAGAAGGGGTCGAAGGTGACGGACACCTTGCCGCAGGCCGGGCACACCAGGGTGGATTTGAAAAGGCCGTGGAAGATATCCACGATGATGGAATCATTCCGGCGTTTGTGGTTCCGCCAGGCCTCCTCCGCCACCTCCTGCAGGGCAAAGGGACGGCAGGCTGGGGCGCAGGTCAACcgccctggggaggggcagccgGTACCAGCCGACTGGAACGCCTCCCGCCCACGGCTGAGCCcaccgccctgctccctgccccagagcaccccctGGCGCCTCACCTCATCCGGCCGCCCGGCCGCATCCCGCAGCTCCACGTATTCCTTGCGCTTGACGCGGTTGAGGTCCTCGTGCAGCCCATCCAGCAGGAAGGACAGCAGCTCCTGCGCGTCGTGCTGCTGGTAGCCCAGGAACTGCGAGGCAAAGTGCCCCACCTTGGTCTGGGGGAGAGCGGCGGTCAGGCCTGGggggtccaccctgctccccggggtcagcccctcccctccccaggacacGGGGAAGCGGGGGACGCTGGCAGaggagggaaaagggggaggggaacggAGCATGCGCTGTCCACATCGGAGAGCAAGGGGGGGCCGGTACCTTGAACATGCGCGGTACGATGGCACGGTGGTGGCCGGACCAGGCCTGCTTCACCAGGTCGGCGTAGGCCTCGGCGATCTCGCCCTTCATGCCCAGCGGATTGCTGAAGTTCAGCTCCCCCAGGTAGTGGTTGTTGAGGAAATACTCCGTGAGGGGGGGCACATTGCTGAGACACTGCACGGGGGGGCGGAGCACGGGGGTCAGCGAGGGGGCAaccccaaagccctgcacccccacacagaacccagctccaccctgctctaaccaccagaacccactcccttcccagaaccgcccacaccccacccctccctATAAGGAGCCGACCAGCTCaacccagcagagggtgctgcagcacacaCATGGGTCTGCCGCCCTCTCCTGGAAGGAAGTGGAACTGCAACACTGTG
This region includes:
- the USP11 gene encoding LOW QUALITY PROTEIN: ubiquitin carboxyl-terminal hydrolase 11 (The sequence of the model RefSeq protein was modified relative to this genomic sequence to represent the inferred CDS: deleted 1 base in 1 codon), with product MWNRVTRTPVPSRGTSTTPNSSKVVELPSTQKVEVYPVELYLCQHNDLDSPVTAQFSRVNTIDSVLQEARRQFEVPPEDETRLWVKNSDGSCERLRNIHMTVLDACLSMGQVVIMETRNKDGTWPSSRPHVMRNSVEDEELYRGQPGVCGLTNLGNTCFMNSAFQCLSNVPPLTEYFLNNHYLGELNFSNPLGMKGEIAEAYADLVKQAWSGHHRAIVPRMFKTKVGHFASQFLGYQQHDAQELLSFLLDGLHEDLNRVKRKEYVELRDAAGRPDEEVAEEAWRNHKRRNDSIIVDIFHGLFKSTLVCPACGKVSVTFDPFCYLSVPLPVSQERAMELFFVYMDPSRKPQQHRVVVPKAGKVLDLCLALAKHTGVPAEQMMVADVFSHRFYKLYQVDEALSCILDRDDIFVYEVAGGLAEPGGALVLPVYLRERAPPRDGDPGYGVVLFGHPLLVSVPQAQLSWDALYGLLLERLSRYVRCPESGSEEEEESEEEDLYGPQANGLSEGEEEEEMLGEGPASQAEGSSGGSGGPPTPSPPQATLPPTANRRKRKCRRRRPLFTVRPVNANGTSERPALPGEGFALHAQPYIAIDWDSDMKKRYYDEEEAEGYVKHECMGHVQRRQPVKLRECVELFTTVETLEEENPWYCPTCKRHQLATKKLDLWALPEVLIIHLKRFSYTRLAREKLDTLVEFPIRDLDFSDFIIKPRADVAPAPHKYDLIAVSNHYGSLRDGHYTTFARNKDSGHWFYFDDSSVSPVAEAQIESKAAYVLFYQRQDRICPPGTTPCPRPPDAGGGCCSDSMEVD